From the Companilactobacillus ginsenosidimutans genome, the window GGGCATTTGGACAAATTTTCGTTTTTTATGCATTTACCGAAATGGGTGTTTCAAGAACTATGCCCGTTTCAACTGGTTTCCAGTTGATTGGTGCCTCACTTTGGGGCGTGTTCGTCCTTGGTGAATGGGCTTCACCTCATGCAAAAATGCTTGGATTCTTCGCTATTTTCTTGATTATCTTGGGTGTATATTTAACAACTTATACTCAACACAAATCAAAATCAGCCGGTGGATCAACTGCGTTGAAGGGTGTTTTGCTTGTTTTAGTTGCTGAATCTGGTTACTTAGCATATTCAGCATTTCCTCAAGCTGTTCCACAAGTTAGTGGATTTGAAGCATTTCTACCTCAAGCATTAGGTATGGCGACTGTTGCTACAATTTTTGCGCTAGCAACAAAGAGTAATCGTGCATCGCGTCCATACAGAACTAGAAGTTCTTATACTAATATCATTGCTGGTTTCTTCTTTGCATTTGCCGCACTGACATATTTAATCTCAGCTCAAAAATCAGTTAATGGTTTAGCTACTGGATTTACACTTTCACAAATGAACGTTATTCTAGCAACTCTTGGTGGAATTTATGTTCTACATGAAAGAAAAACAAGCAAAGAAATGTTTGCAGTCCTTAGTGGTCTTGCATTAGTTGTAATTGCTGGTGTTATAACAGCAACTCTATAAACATGAACATAAATCAAAGACATCGAAAGATGTCTTTTTTGCTATCAAAAAAGCCAGCAGATTACGCAATCTGTTGGCTCTTTACTTCTATCCAATAATGTGGGGGATCTCAACATCAAATATTAGTGATGAGTCTAATATTTTTAAAGAATAAGAGATCTAAGGAGTGTCAAATAGGGAAATCACCAATACCTATCTGACATCTTTATAGTAATTCGTAGTTTAAATGTTGTTAAACTTTATGCATATTTATTTATCTTTATATTGGCGACGCTTTGGAACAATATAATTATTAATATAGTTATTAATGTTTTCAAGTGAATTAGTGAATAAGAGGTTGTTTTTAGACTTTTCATCTAAAAAACCATCATTTACCATTTGGTTATACATCATAAGAAGCGGATCGTAGTAATGATTCACATTGAAGTATATACAAGGATTGTCGTTTTCACCTATTCGTGTCCATGAGAACGCATCTGACATCTCTTCCAATGTTCCGGGACCACCTGGAAGTGCAATGCTTGCTATTGAGTTTTTGAGCATCAATTCTTTTCGAATATCGATTGTGTCTACAATATCAACTTTATTTATTTTCTGATGCGTGAGTTCTCGTCCAGCAAGGTCTTTAGTAATGATGCCATGCACATAGCCACCATCATCAAGGACAGTATTAGCAATCGTACCCATCAAGCCAAGGCGACCACCACCGTAAGTTAATCCATAACCATGTTTAACAATCCAATGTCCTAATTCAACTGCAGCATCAGTATAAATATGTTTGTTACCTGATGAAGCACCGCAGTATACAGCAATATTTTCCATAAGTTCACTCACTCTCTTGTTATTGTCAATCATAATACTTTTAAAATAAAACGGTATAAAAAAAACAATATCCGAGGATATTGTCTAAAGGTTATTGAACAATTGTTGTTCTAGAAGCAATAAGTTGACCATTGGAATATCTAATTTTTGCGTTACCATTATTTCCAATGATTTTACTGCTAGATGCTAATTGACTTAATTGAGCTTGACTCATACCGTCAACTGTAAAGAAAATACTTTGAGTGTATGTGCCTGCTTTGAGTGTGTGTGGAAGGGTATTGATCTCTGTTTTTTTACCATCAATATAAACATTACTTACTGGAGAAATTTTTGTAGCTTTGTATGTTGCTCCTGTATCTTTGTCCGTAATACTAAAAGTTGGTAGGGCAAAGGTATTTTGAAAGATACTTGGTGTTACAGATGATAAGTAAGTTGTAGAATCGTTGTAATCAACGTCAAGTTCGCTCATTGGTGCAGGAACATTAACAGTGATTGGTAATTCTTTTAATACTTGACCACTATTATAAATATTTAATACTTGTAATTTAAGATTTGCAGTACCACCATTGGCTTTCAAGTCAGGAACAACTGTAGATGCAAATGCTGCAAAATTATCATCGGCTGGGCTTAAACGATATTCGAAATATTTAGTCAAATAGTTATTTCGGGCAGAATATGCATAAGCGAGGTTAGATGAACCTAGCCAAGTCGTCATATCTTTTGATAAGAATTGATCATAAGTACGCCAGTATCCGTCTGTCTCTGAAGGTAGGTCATAACTTTGGATTGTTAAATTAGTTTGAATTCCATCGAGGTAGTTATTAACATAATCCATTGGTAACATTTGATTAGTGTCGGAAGTATCAGAAACTGTTGCAGCTTTTGAATTTGAAACAGAAATTGAGCCAATTGCAATTAATGAAATACCAACTGCTAAGACAAGTTTTTTGAGTAGTTTATTTTTGAACATTCGGACGTACTCCTTTTGGGTAATTAATAATATTATTATAATTCAATCGAAACGAAATTTCTTTGTCTGTAAACAAATCTTATTGTTTTGAAATACAAATGTATTATTCTCCTGTGAAATTTGTTTCACGAAGGAGACGACGATAATAGAGTAATGAAGCAGAGTCCATGTTGTTTATAAAATTCAATTGCGACTTCGAGGGTGATTTGTTAGTCAACAATAATAAAATATAAGTCGTGTAAAGTTTTTTGGGGGACAAATCTAATTTCGTGCAATCACTATCGGATTTGATATCTCGATGTAGGGCAGACACACTCAACAGCGGTGACTTTGCTCCTTTATTTCGACTCAAGAATAAGTCCTTGGTATTCCAATACGTTTGCCAAGGTAAAATAAATTCGTGGTATTCATCCAAAAACTTTTTTTCATTATCGTCGAAATTAAGTTTGTTGAACGTGAGATAAAAGTTTTCACTTAATGCATCCTGGTAGGTGAAGCCTTTAGAGATAATCAATATTAATAATCTGGTATAAATGTGAAGTCCAATATTATTTATGTATGATTCTAAATTTAAAAATACTTCTACTGGAAAACTTTCTTGTGTTGGGACAGTTAAACTATTAATTTCCATTGTTGGAAATTCTTTGTTTTTACCAATGGAAAATAAATACTTGAAGTAGATATTTAGATTGCTAAGAATTTTATTGATGGTACTGGGACTAAGGTGTAGTGAATTAATCAGAAAATCCTTATATTCGGTTACATCAGCAGAATGGATATCAGAAACTTTTTCTGACAATTTAAAGTCAGAATTATTTTCAACAAGATAATTAAAGAAGTCATCGAGAGATTTATTGTATTCTTCTTTGGCACGCGCAGATATTCGACGGGTATTCAAATATGCTTTGAATCCTTCGTAGTATGGTATTTTTTTCATAATCTTTCCTAACTATGATTTAATAGTTATATTTTAGAGAACTAGACATATTTCTTCAAATTAATAAAAAAGCAATATCCTAATGGATATTGCAATATAAGTTATTATTTTTGAATTTCAGCGGTTTGGACTACGTCACCGGCAGAAACATTTTTTTGTCTAACATCAGATAAACTTTTTACTTTGTCCATGTTTGAAACAATTACAATAACAGTTGTTTCTTTGTTTGACTGAGTTATTTTGTCCAAATCCATACTGGCAATTTGTTGACCAGCCGTAAGTGATTGACCTTCTTTCACGGTAACATCGAAAGGTTCACCATTCAATTCAACTGTATCCAAACCAAGATGAAGCATGATTTCCAATCCTTCTTTGGATTCAATCATCATTGCATGTTTAGTAGGAAAGACGGATGATACGGTTCCCTCAACAGGAGAGACAACTGTTCCATCATTAGGCTCGACTGCAAAACCATCTCCCATCATTTTTTTAGAAAAGACATCGTCTTTTACTTGATCGAGAGGAATTAGTTGACCATCAATTGGTGCAAACAAGTTTTCCTGCTTATTCTTTCTTGAAAATAATCCCATAATTTATCCCTTTCCGAATTTTTCGTGAATATATTCTTGTGATGTTTTAATAGCTTTAGCGTTTTCTTGGTAGTTTATCGAGAAATAATTGTAATAGAGTAAATCAATCGTATAAAGTTGCGAGATGAGTGATGTAGTTGCGGCACTTCGCAAATGAATATTTTCAGTATTGCCGTCAGTCGCCAAAACGATTGTTGATAATTTAGAAAGTGAGCTTGGCCTATCTTGAGTGATAGATATCAGCGGGATATTAATTTCGTTAGTTAATTTGGCAATTTTTAAAACTTCTTGTGTCTCACCAGAATTTGAAATTAATATTACTGCAGTATTTTCAGATTTCGACAACAGAAGAGTAGTTAATAAGTGTGGATTTTCTGATAAAATAACAGTTTTTCCAATTCTCATAAATTTCTGCTGCAGATCTTCAGCCGCAATCATTGAAGCACCAATTCCAAAGACGACAATCTTATCTGTTCTTTCAAAAATTGAGACTGACTTTTTGATTGAGTCTTCAGATAACGATTTACCCGTGTTGTTCAAACTTTGATTTATTCTGAATGATAATTTTCTTTTTAGACTATCAATAGTGTCATCTGGAGCTAATTCTTTGTAAAGGTTCGATTCGATCCCAGATTCTGCCGAAAGTTGCAGCTTGAGCTGTGAGAATCCGCCATCTCCACAAAATTTTTGACTGAAGCGAACTATTGATGCCGGACTAGTGGGTATCTTTGTTGCTAATTCTTGGACACTATCTTTAATGACATAATGAGGATAATTTAAAATATAATCTGCAATGTTTTGCTCAGTTTTTGTAAATGAGTTTTGTGATTGCTTTATATTCAAAATCAAACTTTCCATTAATCTAATGCAGTTGCCTTTCTAGCATCCTTTGGAACACCAAAGAAGTATGTGACGATAAATCCACCAGCATAAGCAGCTAATAGTCCGAAGATGTAACCCATGATATGTCCATTTGTAATCAATGGAATAAGTGCTAGTCCTGAAGGTCCAATAGCAATGGCACCAACGTTTCCAAATGCTCCAACAACTGCACCACCAATACCACCACCGATACAGGCAGTAATAAATGGACGTCCAAGAGGTAGGGTAACACCATAAATCAATGGTTCACCAATACCTAAGAATCCAACAGGCAATGCACCTTTGATCATATTGGTAAGTTTTTTATTTTTACGGCAACGAACCCATAATGCAAGAGCTGCACCAACTTGGCCGGCACCTGCCATAGCAAGAATTGGTAGCAGAAGTGTTGAACCGGTTTTATCGATCATTTCAATATGGATAGGCGTAAGAATCTGGTGAAGACCTAACATAACCATTGGCAGGAAGAAGAGTCCTAGGATAAATCCGGAGAATGCGCCACCAACTTTTAGAACCCACATGATTGCACCAACTAACGAGTTGGAAACCACACCGGCTATTGGCATGACGATAAAGATTGTAAATACACCAACGACTAGTAATGTCAAAAATGGGGTTACGATAATATCAATTGAGTCAGGAATAATTTTGTGTAAACGTTTTTCGACAATCGACAAAACCCAAACAGCAAAAATTACACCGATGATACCACCTTGTCCTGAAACTAAGGCTTTCCCATCAAAAATATTTTGCAATGGAACTTTTGGATCCACACCACCAAGTAGTGTGACAGCACCAATAATTCCACCTAAACCTGGAGTTGCACCAAATTCCTGGGCAGTATTAGTACCAACATAGACTGATAAATAAAGAAATAGTCCATTTTTGATAACGTTTAGCACCGTAATAAATTCGCTCCAGTTATTACCAATAGTACCTGCAACCATTAAGTTAGAAAGAACAGCTGCAATACCACCAATTAAACCGGCACCAACGAAGGCTGGAATCAATGGGACAAAGATATTTGAAATTGATTTTAGAACTTCTTTGGTTTTTGAAGGCTTGATATTCTTTTTATGTTCAGCTTTTACCTCAGCGGCCTTTTCATAAACTTCCTGTTTGGCCTTTTGATGCTCTGATTTCTCAGTTTCAGAATTTGATGTATCAGGGATGTTTTCTGGAAAATCTTCACCAAATTTAACACCCACTTGATCGACCATAACCTGAGCTACTTTATTAACGATACCAGGTCCAATTACGACTTGAAGGGTATCTTCCTCTACAACGCCCAAAACTCCATCAATGGCCTTTAATTGGTCCATATTGACCTGATTATAGTCACGAATGGTCATTCTAACTCTTGTCATACAATGAATTAACTTTTTGACATTGTTGGGTCCACCAACAGCAGCATAAATTTCTCGTGCTAATCTTTGTTCTTTCGGTTCTGACATGATTTATTCCCCCTAAATTGATTTTCTAACAAATCCTTGATTCTTTTGTAGTTGTTCTTTGGCTTTCTCAACATCTAATCCCGTTAAAATCATGATAATTGAAACTTTTACATCATTTCGAGCAATTTTTAGTGTCTCTGATGCCGTATCATAATCACATTCAGTTGCAGCAATGATAATTCTTTTTGCACGTTCAATTAGTTTTTCATTTGTAGGCTTAACATCAATCATCAAGTTTTCATATGCTTTTCCAGTTTTGATCATGGCAGTTGTTGAAAGCATATTTAAAATCAATTTTTGTGTAGTACCAGCTTTTAACCGTGTTGAACCGGTAAGGATCTCTGGACCGGAAACGACTTCGATTGGATATTTAGCAACTTTTCCGATTTCTGAATTCTCGTTGCACGCGATACTAACAGTGGAAGCTAAAATTTCATTAGCGTACTTCAAACCACCGATTACATATGGTGTTCTACCGCTTGCGGCAATACCGACAACAGTATCTTTACTATTTAGATTGATATTTTCTAAATCTTCTTGTGCAAGTGTTAGTGAGTCTTCAGCGCCTTCAACTGCAACTGTCATCGCAGAAGGACCACCAGCTATCATTCCTTGAACCATTTCTGGTTTTGTTCCAAAAGTGGGTACACATTCTGCAGCATCTAACACGCCAAGACGGCCACTTGTCCCAGCACCAAGATAAATCAGTCTTCCACCAAGCTTAAAACTATGGATTATTTGTTTCACAGCCGCATCTATTTGAGGAATTGATTTCCGTATTTGTTGAGGAACACGATGGTCTTCTTGATTCATTAGTTGAAGTATCTCAGTAGAAGTCATCAAATCCAGATTCATTGATTTGGGATTTCGCTGCTCAGTAGTTAATTTCTGTAGATCCATTAATTTTCCATCCTCTCAAAATAGTTAAATTTGATTTTTTGGTTGGGACCAATTAGATCAATTAAATCCAAATCGCTTTTTGAAATATGTCCCAGGACATTTATACGATCGTCATTAGGTAGATTTCTTTTTGCAATTTGAATTTCACCCATGTACCGACCGTATCTTTTATTATCAGTAGTAATACTGCCTTTTGTACGCTCTACTGTATTTTGCGGAGTGATTGAGGCAAGTTTTAGCATACGAGATTCTTTGATCCTGACTACATCTCTTGCCGGATCCGGACGATTGCTGTATGTCATACGTTCCAAGCGTTCACGATTTGAATCATCGATTGGGCAATAGTTAAGAGACAATGTTTTTTGAATATAATATTCTTTAAACTTTTTACGATAATCCACTGATAAGTATGGGTCACCGATAATTACCTTATCAATTCCTAGTTTATCCAATTCAATAGAACTCGCTAACAGATTTTTATCTCGCTGCGATTCTAGGGTAGGTAAGCCAGAATGGATGGGACCTCGTAAATGTTTGTCTCCAGGTATAAATGCTTGAGTCTTAAATCCTAAGGATTTTAACCACTGATTTTTACTTTTAAACCAGTTGTCATCTAGTCCGGTTTCAGGGCGTGGGTAAAAGTTATGCCATGCCTCGATATTGTTAATTTCAACATTTGATTCTTGAAGCTGCTGATATAATGTTTTATCAATGGTTGATGCATTTAACGCAACTGGCATTTCGGTACTAATATTTTTGATGTCCTCTGGAGTGAATCCATCGTCAAGGCGCAAAGTCAATTTTGATGATATATTCTGTGGCAGGTAACTCAGAGACGACTTATCAACATCAACAACAACACTTAATCCATAGTATTCTGACAACTTCATCAAATCTTTCATCCGAGTTGTTTTAATTCTTGGATCATCCTCGGGTATATGTAATGAAGTAAATACTTCTCTAAAAGTATGCTCTGACATGCTTTTGAAGTACTTTTCGGTTTCGGAATCTATTGGGTCATTTAAGTAATATGAAAACCCCAACATAACTATTAACACCCCCATGTAAGCGATTTAACAAAAATAGAATATACCCTTGGAAATATTATTTCAATGATTGGTTAAAAATGTGTTAAGTTGTGAAACAAAGTTTTTGGTGGAGGGTGGGTTTGTGGAGGTAGCTTCCCGATTCCGAAAGAAAAGCGATTTTTGGTCTGGAACGTAGCTGGCCCACTTTAATGCTTTTACAAGGGCGAAAAGTCTTAAAGCTGGACCTTTTACTAAGCTGAGAAGTTCACTCGGCTAAGTAAAATATAGCTACTGAGACCAAATCGCTTTTCTTTCTCCATCTAAGCAACTATACAAATTGTATGGGCTGGATTGTCTGACTATTTTTACTGGTAGAGATTATTGAGGTTTATTTTTACAATTAAGTATTCGAGCTTTTAAGTCTATAAGTTGAGAAGTTAGGGTGTGTTTAATAGAAAATAATCTATATAACCCACAAAAAAAAGACGAAAACAT encodes:
- the rbsU gene encoding ribose/proton symporter RbsU; protein product: MSITNLLIGLCPMIGWGVFPVLTGYFGGKPVNQIIGATYGTLIGAIVVALVMRTPIVGGKEFLFTFLSGAGWAFGQIFVFYAFTEMGVSRTMPVSTGFQLIGASLWGVFVLGEWASPHAKMLGFFAIFLIILGVYLTTYTQHKSKSAGGSTALKGVLLVLVAESGYLAYSAFPQAVPQVSGFEAFLPQALGMATVATIFALATKSNRASRPYRTRSSYTNIIAGFFFAFAALTYLISAQKSVNGLATGFTLSQMNVILATLGGIYVLHERKTSKEMFAVLSGLALVVIAGVITATL
- a CDS encoding TIGR00730 family Rossman fold protein, with translation MENIAVYCGASSGNKHIYTDAAVELGHWIVKHGYGLTYGGGRLGLMGTIANTVLDDGGYVHGIITKDLAGRELTHQKINKVDIVDTIDIRKELMLKNSIASIALPGGPGTLEEMSDAFSWTRIGENDNPCIYFNVNHYYDPLLMMYNQMVNDGFLDEKSKNNLLFTNSLENINNYINNYIVPKRRQYKDK
- a CDS encoding phage integrase N-terminal SAM-like domain-containing protein; this encodes MKKIPYYEGFKAYLNTRRISARAKEEYNKSLDDFFNYLVENNSDFKLSEKVSDIHSADVTEYKDFLINSLHLSPSTINKILSNLNIYFKYLFSIGKNKEFPTMEINSLTVPTQESFPVEVFLNLESYINNIGLHIYTRLLILIISKGFTYQDALSENFYLTFNKLNFDDNEKKFLDEYHEFILPWQTYWNTKDLFLSRNKGAKSPLLSVSALHRDIKSDSDCTKLDLSPKKLYTTYILLLLTNKSPSKSQLNFINNMDSASLLYYRRLLRETNFTGE
- a CDS encoding PTS sugar transporter subunit IIA, whose product is MGLFSRKNKQENLFAPIDGQLIPLDQVKDDVFSKKMMGDGFAVEPNDGTVVSPVEGTVSSVFPTKHAMMIESKEGLEIMLHLGLDTVELNGEPFDVTVKEGQSLTAGQQIASMDLDKITQSNKETTVIVIVSNMDKVKSLSDVRQKNVSAGDVVQTAEIQK
- a CDS encoding MurR/RpiR family transcriptional regulator yields the protein MNIKQSQNSFTKTEQNIADYILNYPHYVIKDSVQELATKIPTSPASIVRFSQKFCGDGGFSQLKLQLSAESGIESNLYKELAPDDTIDSLKRKLSFRINQSLNNTGKSLSEDSIKKSVSIFERTDKIVVFGIGASMIAAEDLQQKFMRIGKTVILSENPHLLTTLLLSKSENTAVILISNSGETQEVLKIAKLTNEINIPLISITQDRPSSLSKLSTIVLATDGNTENIHLRSAATTSLISQLYTIDLLYYNYFSINYQENAKAIKTSQEYIHEKFGKG
- a CDS encoding PTS transporter subunit EIIC; the encoded protein is MSEPKEQRLAREIYAAVGGPNNVKKLIHCMTRVRMTIRDYNQVNMDQLKAIDGVLGVVEEDTLQVVIGPGIVNKVAQVMVDQVGVKFGEDFPENIPDTSNSETEKSEHQKAKQEVYEKAAEVKAEHKKNIKPSKTKEVLKSISNIFVPLIPAFVGAGLIGGIAAVLSNLMVAGTIGNNWSEFITVLNVIKNGLFLYLSVYVGTNTAQEFGATPGLGGIIGAVTLLGGVDPKVPLQNIFDGKALVSGQGGIIGVIFAVWVLSIVEKRLHKIIPDSIDIIVTPFLTLLVVGVFTIFIVMPIAGVVSNSLVGAIMWVLKVGGAFSGFILGLFFLPMVMLGLHQILTPIHIEMIDKTGSTLLLPILAMAGAGQVGAALALWVRCRKNKKLTNMIKGALPVGFLGIGEPLIYGVTLPLGRPFITACIGGGIGGAVVGAFGNVGAIAIGPSGLALIPLITNGHIMGYIFGLLAAYAGGFIVTYFFGVPKDARKATALD
- the murQ gene encoding N-acetylmuramic acid 6-phosphate etherase, with product MDLQKLTTEQRNPKSMNLDLMTSTEILQLMNQEDHRVPQQIRKSIPQIDAAVKQIIHSFKLGGRLIYLGAGTSGRLGVLDAAECVPTFGTKPEMVQGMIAGGPSAMTVAVEGAEDSLTLAQEDLENINLNSKDTVVGIAASGRTPYVIGGLKYANEILASTVSIACNENSEIGKVAKYPIEVVSGPEILTGSTRLKAGTTQKLILNMLSTTAMIKTGKAYENLMIDVKPTNEKLIERAKRIIIAATECDYDTASETLKIARNDVKVSIIMILTGLDVEKAKEQLQKNQGFVRKSI
- a CDS encoding MupG family TIM beta-alpha barrel fold protein, with the translated sequence MLGFSYYLNDPIDSETEKYFKSMSEHTFREVFTSLHIPEDDPRIKTTRMKDLMKLSEYYGLSVVVDVDKSSLSYLPQNISSKLTLRLDDGFTPEDIKNISTEMPVALNASTIDKTLYQQLQESNVEINNIEAWHNFYPRPETGLDDNWFKSKNQWLKSLGFKTQAFIPGDKHLRGPIHSGLPTLESQRDKNLLASSIELDKLGIDKVIIGDPYLSVDYRKKFKEYYIQKTLSLNYCPIDDSNRERLERMTYSNRPDPARDVVRIKESRMLKLASITPQNTVERTKGSITTDNKRYGRYMGEIQIAKRNLPNDDRINVLGHISKSDLDLIDLIGPNQKIKFNYFERMEN